The following proteins come from a genomic window of Nostoc sp. ATCC 53789:
- a CDS encoding IS630 family transposase codes for MSAPLRVRLTDLEDLTLLELRSATTVPQRTRERAHIIRLNAQGWNVPAIAKIFECHEHTVRATLRRWENKGLGGLWETSGRGAKCKWLEADLAYLEDCLEVEPRTYNSLQLSEKLAQDRNVQLSPSRLRRLLKKKWKWKRTRHTHKRKQDPEKRRIKQADLDTLKQAAVEGYVELKYLDESGCCRWSPVSYSYSRIGSQKQMAQVGSRGGRISILGLWQPQVSFEYALVQGGFKTKRYIEVMDWVAAKAQNTLVETGRISVIVHDNGSLHTSKKAKQKWLEWQEKGLFVFFLPPYCSEMNRIEEEWHQLKTHEIAGQMFDNNYDLAMAIIDGMEARSVKGEYALERLIFNCA; via the coding sequence ATGTCTGCTCCATTGCGAGTTAGATTAACAGATTTAGAAGATTTGACGCTTTTGGAGTTACGGTCAGCGACAACAGTTCCTCAACGGACACGAGAGCGTGCCCACATAATTCGATTAAATGCCCAAGGATGGAATGTACCAGCGATAGCTAAAATTTTTGAGTGTCACGAACATACGGTACGAGCAACACTGAGGCGTTGGGAAAATAAGGGTTTGGGAGGACTGTGGGAAACTTCCGGGCGAGGAGCAAAGTGCAAATGGCTTGAGGCAGACTTAGCATATTTAGAGGATTGCTTAGAGGTAGAGCCCCGTACTTATAACAGTTTGCAGTTATCAGAAAAATTGGCTCAAGATAGAAATGTGCAATTGAGTCCGTCTCGTTTGCGACGTTTGCTCAAAAAAAAGTGGAAATGGAAACGCACCCGCCATACTCATAAGAGAAAACAAGACCCAGAAAAACGACGAATTAAGCAAGCAGACCTAGATACCTTAAAGCAAGCGGCAGTAGAGGGTTATGTCGAGCTTAAGTATCTTGATGAGTCTGGGTGTTGTCGTTGGAGTCCCGTTAGCTATAGTTACAGTCGTATCGGTAGCCAAAAACAAATGGCACAAGTTGGTAGCCGTGGTGGTCGCATTAGTATTTTGGGTTTATGGCAACCCCAAGTCAGTTTTGAATATGCCTTGGTTCAAGGTGGGTTCAAAACAAAACGCTACATCGAGGTTATGGATTGGGTTGCAGCTAAGGCACAAAACACTTTAGTTGAAACTGGTCGCATCAGTGTTATTGTTCACGATAATGGTTCCTTACATACCAGTAAGAAAGCAAAACAAAAATGGCTTGAGTGGCAGGAAAAAGGATTATTCGTTTTCTTTTTACCACCTTATTGTTCCGAAATGAATCGGATAGAGGAAGAGTGGCATCAACTAAAAACTCATGAAATTGCTGGACAAATGTTTGACAATAACTACGATTTGGCTATGGCAATTATTGATGGCATGGAAGCTAGAAGCGTAAAGGGGGAATATGCCCTTGAGCGTCTTATATTTAATTGTGCCTAG